The nucleotide sequence ATCGACAAGTACCGGCCGCGCCTCGAAGGCAAGACGGTGATGCTTTATGTGGGCGGCCTGCGCCCTCGCCATGTCATCACGGCCTACGAGGACCTCGGCATGCGGATCGTCGGCACCGGCTACGAGTTTGCCCACAACGATGACTATCAGCGCACCGGCCATTACGTGAATAAGGGTACGCTGATCTATGACGACGTCACCGGTTACGAGCTGGAAAAATTCATCGAGGGGATCCGCCCTGATCTCGTTGGCTCCGGCATCAAGGAGAAGTACCCGGTGCAGAAGATGGGCATCCCGTTCCGTCAGATGCACTCCTGGGATTATTCCGGACCGTATCACGGCTATGACGGCTTCGCCATTTTCGCCCGCGACATGGATCTGGCCATCAACAACCCTGTCTGGGACCTCTACGACGCTCCCTGGAAGAAAAAAGCCGTGCCGCCGATGGCGATAGCGGCCGAATAAAAAGCTGGCCTCCCAGGAGCAGGGGGCCAATGAACGCCCGCGACCCTTGATCTGCGGGAAACCAGAAACGTCTCGAGGTCCTGTGCCGCCGCCTGGCGCGCCAGAAGGAAAAGGTGACCACCATGCCGCAGTCGGCCGAAAAAGTTCTCGACCATGCTCCCCTGTTCCGCGAGCCGGAATACAGGCAGATGCTCGCCGAGAAGAAGCTGAATTTTGAATGCCCCCACCCGGACCAGATCGTTACCGATCAACGCGAATACACCAAGACCTGGGAATACCGCGAAAAAAACCTCGCCCGCGAAGCCCTCGTCGTGAACCCGGCCAAGGCCTGCCAGCCGCTCGGCGCCGTGTTTGCGGCCGCAGGCTTCGAGCGGACCATGTCCTTCGTCCATGGCAGCCAGGGCTGCGTTGCCTATTACCGTTCGCATCTGTCGCGGCACTTCAAGGAGCCTTCATCGGCGGTTTCGTCCTCGATGACCGAGGACGCGGCGGTGTTCGGCGGCCTGAAGAACATGGTCGACGGGCTCGCCAACACCTATGCGCTCTACGACCCGAAGATGATTGCTGTCTCGACCACCTGTATGGCGGAGGTCATCGGTGACGACCTGCATAGCTTCATCGAAAACGCCAAGAGCGAGGGCTCGGTCCCGCCCGACTTCGATGTTCCTTTCGCTCACACCCCCGCTTTCGTCGGCAGCCACGTCGATGGCTATGATGGCATGATCAAGGGCATTCTGGAGAACTTCTGGAACGGCAGCGCGCGCAAGGAAGTGGCTAAAGCCATCAACATCATTCCCGGCTTCGACGGCTTCTGCGTCGGCAACAACCGCGAACTGAAGCGCTTGCTCGACATAATGGGCGTATTCTACATCTTCATCCAGGATGCCTCCGACCAGTTCGACACGCCCTCGGACGGTATGTACCGCATGTATGACGGCGGCACGAAGATCGAGGACGTGAAGTCGGCTTTAAACGCCGAAGCGACACTGTCGCTGCAGCACTATAACACCCGCAAAACGCTCGAATACTGCAACGAGGTCGGTCAGGCGACGGCCTCGTTCCACTATCCGCTGGGTGTCAAGGCGACCGACGAATTCCTGATGAAGGTCTCGGAAATTTCCGGCAAGGAAATCCCCGGGATAATCGGAATGGAGCGCGGCAGACTTGTCGACGCTATGGCGGACAGTCAGGCCTGGCTGCACGGCAAGAAATACGCGATCTACGGTGATCCCGACTTCGTCTACGCCGTTGCCCGGTTCGTCATGGAAACCGGCGGTGAGCCGACCCACTGCCTCGCCACCAACGGAACGTCGGCCTGGGAAGCCGAGATGAAGGAGTTGCTTGCATCCTCGCCCTTCGGCAAGGATGCCCAGGTCTGGGCGGGTAAGGACCTCTGGGCGCTGCGCTCGCTGCTCTTCACCGAACCGGTGGACCTGCTGATCGGCAATTCTTATGGCAAGTATCTCGAGCGCGACACCGGCACCCCGTTGATCCGACTGACCTTTCCTATTTTCGACCGGCACCATCACCACCGTTTCCCGCTCATGGGCTACCAGGGCGGACTGCGCGTCTTAACGACGATCCTCGACAAGATCTTCGACAAGCTCGATCGCGAGACGAGCGAGCCGGGTGTGACGGACTATTCTTATGACCTGACTCGCTAGGAGCGGCGGTCGGCCCTGTTAAGGCCGGCCGACTTCATTTGGACTTGGAGACCCGGCGCAATGCCCTCGCTCACTGCTAAAATCCAGGATGTCTTCAACGAGCCCGCCTGCGAGAAGAATCGCAGCAAGGATTCCAAGGCGCGCAAAAGCGGCTGTTCGAAGCCGCTGACACCCGGGGCGGCAGCCGGCGGCTGCGCTTTCGACGGCGCCAAGATCGTGCTGCAGCCGATCACCGACGTCGCGCATCTGATCCATGCCCCACTCGCCTGCGAGGGCAACTCCTGGGACAACCGCGGCACGGCTTCGTCCGGGCCAATGCTTTGGCGCACGAGCTTCACAACCGACCTCACCGAACTCGACGTGGTAATGGCGCAGGGGGAGCGGAAGCTTTTCAAAGCAATCCGCGAAATCAAGGAAGCGTATGCGCCGCCGGCGATCTTCGTCTATTCGACCTGCGTGACCGCGTTGATCGGCGACGACATTGAGGCGGTCTGCAAGCGCGCTGCGGAAAAGTTCGGCTTGCCGGTGGTGCCGGTCAATGCGCCGGGCTTCGTCGGCTCCAAGAATCTTGGCAACAAGCTCGCCGGCGAAGCGTTGCTCGACCACGTCATCGGCACCGTGGAACCTGATGATGTCGGTGCTTACGACATCAATGTCCTTGGCGAATTCAACCTCTCCGGCGAGTTCTGGCTGGTGAAACCGCTCCTTGATCGCCTCGGCATCCGGGTGCGCGCCTGCATTCCGGGCGACGCGCGCTACCGCGATGTTGCCTCCGCGCACCGCGCCCGGGCGTCTATGTTGGTATGCTCGACGGCACTTATAAATCTCGCCCGCCAGATGGAGGAGCGCTGGGACATTCCATTCTTCGAGGGCTCCTTCTATGGCATCACCGACACCTCGGAAGCACTCAGGCAGATCGCCAAACTGCTCGTGACAAAGGGCGCCCATCCGGAAATCCTTAAGCGCACCGAGGCACTGATCGCGCAGGAAGAGGCGATTGCGTGGCAGAAGCTCGCAGCATACCGGCCGAGGCTCCAAGGCAAGCGCGTGCTGCTCAACACCGGCGGTGTGAAGTCCTGGTCCGTTCTCCATGCGCTGATGGAGATCGGCGTTGAGATGGTCGGCACCTCCGTCAAGAAATCGACGGTCGAAGACAAGGAACGCATCAAGCAGATTCTCAAGGACGAGAACCACATGTTCGAGTCGATGGCGCCGCGCGAGCTTTACAACATGCTCGCAGACCATAAAGCCGACATCATGCTGTCGGGCGGGCGCACGCAATTCATCGCGCTGAAGGCCAAGACACCCTGGCTCGATATCAACCAGGAGCGGCACCACGCCTATGCCGGCTATGACGGCATGGTGGAACTCGTACGCCAGATCGACCTTGCCATTCACAATCCGATCTGGAGTGAGGTGCGGGAGCCGGCACCGTGGGAGCGTCAGCCTGATGTAGAGGAAGAACTGCCAAGTATGCAGGGCGAGACCGAGACTGTGTACGCCTTTCAGAAATTTGTCGGCACGACGGCCGACGGCTTCGGCAAGTGTTGAGGAAAGTCGATGGTCCATATCCTTCCCCAGACCAAATCAGCTGCGGTCAATCCGCTGAAATCGTCACAGCCGCTCGGTGCCGCACTCGCCTTTCTTGGGGTCGATCGTGCGATACCGCTGTTCCACGGCAGCCAGGGTTGCACCAGCTTCGCGCTGGTACTTTTCGTGCGGCACTTCAAGGAGGCCATCCCGTTGCAGACAACGGCGATAGATGAGGTTGCGGCGATCCTCGGCGGTATGGATCATTTGGAAGAGGCAATCCTCAACCTAAAGACCCGAACGAACCCGAAGCTGATCGGGGTCTGCACCACGGCGCTGGTGGAAACTCGTGGCGAAGACTTCGCTAGGGATCTCGCGAAGATCAAGCTGTTGCGCGCGAAAGAACTTAAAGGTACGGAGATCGTACTGGCCAACACGCCTGATTTCGACGGCGCGATCGAGGAAGGCTGGGCCACGGCCGTCACCGCAATGATCCAAAGGATTACGCTGCGCGGCGAGCAGGCGCGGCAATCGAAGAAGATAGTGATCCTGCCCGGCTGGAATCTCACGGTCGCTGATATCGAGCATTTGCGCGAGATTGTCGAAAGCTTCGGGCTTAAGCCGGTTATCCTACCGGACATCTCCGGCTCGCTCGACGGCACAGTGCCCGACGATCGTTGGGTGCCTACCACCTATGGCGGCACCCGCTTTGACGACATCCAAGAGCTTGGCACGGCGGTGCAGTGTATCGCGATCGGCGAGCATATGCGCCGCCCGGCAGAGCTGCTGCAGACGCAGACCGGAGTGCCTTACGCACTGTTCCACTCGCTGACGGGATTGAAGGGAGCCGACCGGTTCGTCTCACTGCTTTCCGCGATCTCCCGTGCGCCGGTGCCAGCAAATATCCGCCGTCACCGCGCACAGCTGCAGGACGCATTGCTCGACGGGCATTTCCATTTCGGTGGCAAGAAGATTGCAATCGCCGCCGAGCCGGACCAGCTCTACCAACTCGCCACCTTCTTCACCGGCATGGGCGCCGAGATCGCGGCGGCCGTCACCACGACCGGCACCTCAAAAATTCTCGAGGAAATGCCGGCCGAATCGCTCCAGGTCGGCGATCTTGGCGATGTCGAGGGTCTTGCCGCCGGCGCTGATCTTCTCGTCACCCATTCGCATGGACGCCAGGCGGCGGAGCGCCTTGGCATTCCGCTTATGCGCGTCGGCTTCCCGATTTTCGACCGGCTCGGGAGCCAGCACAAGCTCTCCATACTTTATCAGGGAACGCGCGACCTGATTTTCGATGTTGCCAACATCTTCCAGGCCAACCAGCGCGCGCCGCGGCCTGAATCACTTGATCCGTTTCGTAAACGAGAAATGCCCAGATGACCGCCGCCCGTCGCCTCTCCCTCGTCCCTGACGGGGTTCACTCGCCGGTCCCGAAACGGAAGGCCGGCGCGTTGCGCGTAGCAATCGCCACCCAAGATATGAAAACTCTCGACGCCCATTTCGGGTCGGCCAAGCGTTTCGCCGTCTATGACGTGAGCCGCGACGACTGGAAACTCGTGGAAGTCCTGGACTTCGAAGACGTTTCCGACGAGAGCGGGGAGCATCGGACCGAGGGCGATGACCGCATTACCCCGAAGGTGGAGGCATTGAAGGGCTGTCACCTCTTGTTCTGTCTGGCGATTGGCGGGCCTTCGGCAGCCAAGGTTGTTTCGGCAAAAATCCATCCGATCAAAGTGCCGCAACCTCAGTCCATCGAAGAGGTGCTGTCGCGAACCCGGACGATGCTCCGGACGGCTCCTCCGCCCTGGCTGCGCAAGGTGCTAACGGAAGCAGGCGCCACTGACAAGAAACCCTTCGACGATGAGGACTAAATCATGGGAACATTGACTGGTATTGCGAATGGCCCTGCTGTCAACGAGGAGTGGGATCTTGCCACTCCTTTCCTCAGATGCCTCATACGGCTAATTCGCGCTCAGGATACCCATGGGGCGTGGGAAGACAAATCGGACGCCGACCTGCTGGCCGACTTCATCCTCACCAAGGAGCAGCGCCGTGACATCCCGATCATCGGCGATCCCGATCCGGACGTGCTGTGGAGGCTCCAGGTTTTTTACAGTTGCGTGGGACTGGTGATCGAAGAGCGCTCCGGCCTGGTGGCATCGCCGATCATGACGATGAGCCACGAGGGCTTTGGCCGCGTGGTTCTCACGACCGGGCGGTTGGTCGTTCTGTCGAAGACCCTGCGCGATGTCCACCGGTTCGGCTTTGAGACGTTTCGCAAACTCGCCGACGCCGGCACGAAACTGGTCGACGATGCGGTCGCAGCCATCGAAAACTATCCCAACGTGGCGCTTGCGGATGGGCCTGGTTTTCGAGGAAGAGATCATGTCAAATCTTGAGGAGCAGCTTAAGAAAGTCCGCAAACTGCAGTCACGTGCGGCAACTGCGAAAATGGAGTTGCACGATCTTGCCGAGGATCTTCCGATCAACTGGACTAGGATCAAGACTGTCGCACGGAAAACGTTCGACGCCTTTGCCGAGTTGGAAAGCGCGAAGGAAGAGCTTTCCACGTTGGAGAATTCACGATGACCGGCCGTTTCGTCACGCGCGATGGCTCCAGCTGGGTGCCGGAGTATCTGACCGCTATCGATGGCACGACCTGCATCGGTTGTGGCCGGTGCTTTAAGGTTTGCTCGCGCGAGGTCATGCACCTTTACGGCATCGATGACGCGGGTGAAATCCTCGGCATCTGCGACGACGAGGACGACGACTTCGATGGCGAGCTCAATCGCATGATCATGGTCATCGACCATGCCGGCCGTTGCATTGGCTGCGGAGCCTGTGCCCGCGTCTGCCCGAAGAACTGCCAGACTCATGTTGCCGCAGACAAGGTTGCCGCGTGATCTTGCGAACAAATCAGGAGAACAGTGTTGCCCTTCAGAATCTTTTTCTGCCTCCTGCTGCTCGTCGTCGGCGCCAGCGCCCTAACGAGCTACTTAGTCTCGCATTCCATCCGCAGCGTAATGGTCACAACGATGGGTGCTTGGCTCCTTCTACAAGTGGCTTATTTCGCAAGCGTGCTCTTTCTCATCTGGCGATCTAGCCGCGCTCAGAGCGGTCGCCAAAGGGCTAAGCGTTTCGATCATTGCCAGGAAGGACGCTATCAGTCGCAAGCGTATCATGAGGGCGATAAATGAATGCTCAGACGCGCTCCAACTGGGTCAAACCCTCCGCGTATCGGCGCTCCCTTAGGTGCGCTTTCCCTATTACTTCTCGGCTCAGGATAAGACGGCGTCACTGTCATCGTGTTTGCGATTACCCTAGAGGGACTCCAGGATGAATGAGACTATTCGCGATTTGCTGGCCAAGTGTGGTGCGCTCCCCGTCACGATGGATCAGATTGCCGACGACGCCGATCTCTATGCGGCGGGCTTGTCTTCCTTTGCGTCGGTGCAACTCATGCTCCGCATCGAAGAGGCTTTCGATATCGAGTTTCCCGACAATCTGCTGAACCGCAAATCCTTCGCCAGCATCGTCGCCATCGAAAAGACGGTCGGCATGATCCTGGATAGCCGAAAGGTCATCTGATGAATGTCGCGGGCGCTTCAATTGAAGCCAGGGCCGAAGACGCGGCGGCGGTGCGCGCCGCGCGCGTCGCGGCGATCGCCGGCAAATATGCTGATGAAGTCGATGCCGAAGGCCGCTTCCCGCGCGAGGCTGTGGATGCGATGCGCGCCGAAAGGCTGCTGTCGATCCAGATTCCCGCCGATCTGGGCGGGGAGGGTGCGTCGATCACCGAGATCGCCGACCTTTGCTCGATCCTCGGGCAGACCTGTGCGGCCAGCGCCATGGTTTTCGCCATGCACCAGATCAAGCTGTCGAGCCTGGTCGAACACGGCGCCGGCAGCGACTGGCACCGCGATTACATGCGCCATGTCGCTAAAGAACAGCTTCTGTTGGCCTCGGCGACGACGGAAGGCGGGATCGGCGGCAATCTGCGAAACAGCATCTGCGCCATCAAGGTCGTGGACGGCACCTGCTTTCTGGAGAAGGATGCGACCGTGATATCCTATGGCGCCCATGCCGATGCGGTTCTCATCACCTCGCGCAGCCATACCGAGGCCGCCTCGTCCGACCAGGTGCTGACGGTTTTCCTCAAGGGCCAATACAGGCTTGAGCGCACGGTCGAGTGGAACACGCTCGGCATGCGCGGCACCTGCTCCGACGGTTTCCTCTTCAAGGGCGAGGGGCCGGCCGCACAGATCCTGCCGAAGCCATTTGCCGAGATCGCCGCGGAGTCGATGCTGGCAACCTCTCATCTTCTTTGGAGCGGCGTCTGGTACGGCATAGCCGCCGATGCCGTCGCCCGTGCCCAGGCTTTCGTGCGCGCTGCCGCCCGCAAATCGCCCGGCACGCCGCCGCCCGGCGCGCTGCGTCTGGCGGAGGTTTCCTGCCTGCTGCAGATGGTGAAATCCAATGTCCTCGCCGGGCTGAAAATCTACGAAGAGGCGAAGGCCGATGCCGACCGGCTGTCCTCGATGGCCTTTGCCGTCGCCATGAACAACGTCAAGATCGCGTCGTCGGAGATGATCCTGCCGATCATCAACCACGCCATGTTGATCTGCGGCATCATGGGCTACAAGAACGGCACGCCCTATAGCCTCGGCCGCCATCTGCGCGACGCGCATTCCGCTCAATTGATGATCTCGAACGACCGCATTCTCGGCAATACGTCGCCGATGCTGCTCGTCCATAAGCAAGGTACCAGCCTGTTGGGGTAATTGTCATGGATATACAAACATCGTTTCTCGACCGCCTTTTCGAATCCGGTCTTCTGATCGACACCGGCATTGACGGCCTCTATGGCCGCAGCGGTCAGTTCGAAGATGTGATCTCTGCCTTTGAGCGCCTGATCTACGGATTCGGCGGTGCGGATGGCGCCGAAGCAATCCGCTTCCCGCCGGGCATGAATCGCGCCCTCTTTGAGGCGAGCGGCTACATGAAGAGCTTTCCGCAGCTCGCCGGCACCGTGCACAGCTTCTGCGGCAGCGAGTTCGACCACACGAGCCTGCTGAAATGCATGGAAGTCGGCGAAGACTGGACGAAAGACCAGGAGGCGACCGATATCGTGCTGACGCCGGCGGCCTGCTATCCGCTCTACCCGACCGTCGCGAAGCGCGGTCCCTTGCCGGAGAGCGGCGCGCTGTTCGACCTGCAATCCTATTGCTTCCGCCATGAGCCTTCGAAGGACCCGGCCCGCCAGCAGCTGTTCCGCATGCGCGAATATGTCTGCATGGGCACCAAAGGCCACGTCACGGATTTCCGCCAGAGCTGGATGGACCGCGGCCTCGAGATGATGAAGGCCGTCGGCCTCGACGTCGTCATCGATGTCGCCAACGATCCGTTCTTCGGCCGCGCCGGCAAGATGCTCGCCAATAACCAGCGCGACCAGAACCTGAAATTCGAGCTGCTGATCCCGATCACCTCATCCGCCAATCCGACCGCCTGCATGAGCTTCAACTATCATCAGGATGCGTTCGGCGCGAAATGGGGCCTGAATTTCGCTGATGGCAGCGTCGCGCATACGGCCTGCGTCGCCTTCGGTCTCGAGCGCATCGCGCTGGCGCTGTTCCATCATCATGGGCTCAATACCGCGGAATGGCCCCAGAGCGTGCGCAAGGCGCTGTGGGGCTGATCGTGGCTTCCGTCTTCAGGGACCTCGATCCCGCCACCCATATGCCACACGCGCTGCACGCCAGCGAGCGCATGTGGCCGGAAACCAACTGCTATCTCGACCTCTGGATCGAAGTGCTGAACACGCTCAGGCTGCCGGCTGAAGCGATGCTCGCCTTTACGCTGACGCAGGATTTCGAAGGCGATCAGTTTACCTTCTTCAAGGTGCCGCTCGATGATCTCGAAGCGCTCTATGGCATTCGGTGCACGGAACTGGCGATCTACGACAAGGTCGAGCGCCATGTCCTTGAGCAGATTGGCCGCGGCCGGCTCTGCCTGGTCGAAATGGATTCCTTCTACATGCCGGACACGCAGGGCGTCGGCTATCGCCGGGAGCACGGCAAGACGACCGTTGCCATCAACCGGCTCGATATGGCGGGCCGCGAACTCGACTACTTCCACAATGGTGGCTTTTTCCGGCTCTCAGGCGATGACTTCAACGGGCTGTTCGAGCTGCACCTTACGGACGAGGATCTGCCCTTCCTGCCTTATACCGAGTTCGCGAAGTTTCCGGACAGCGCACCAGGTGAGGCTGCCATCCGGCAGACATCCCGCCAGCTTCTGGCCTTCCATTTTCGCCGCCGTCCGGTCGCCAATCCCATCCGCGCCTTCGCGGCGGTTTTTCCGGCGCAGGTTGAAGTCATGGCCGAGCGGCCGTTCGGCTTCTTCCATAAATATGCCTTCAACACGCTGCGCCAGCTCGGGGCCAATTTCGAGCTGGCGGGCAGTCATCTCGATTGGCTGTCGGCGGATTTCGCCGAGGCGGCTTTTGAGGCGCGCCGGATTTCGGAAGTGGCGAAATCGGTGCAGTTTCAGCTTGCCCGAGCCGTGACGCGCAAGAAATTCGAGCCGTTGCAGACGGCGCTTGAGCCGGCCGCGGATGCATGGGATGCCATGATGGCGCTGCTTGAATAATCGCTTTAGTGAAAATGATCTCGTTCAAAAAGTCGCTTGCACTTTTGGGATCATGTTTTGAACCGGAGATCCAATGCAAAAGCGTTTGGCTGATATCAGCGGCAACACGCTGCAGGTCGAAGGGTGGAATCTGGTTCTGACGGATGCAGGCGCCTGCGCCTCGCCTTCGGACCTGTCGCTTTCGGCCGTCATCCCGGCGCCGGTGCCGGGCACTGTGGCGGAAGCGCTGGAAAAGGCCGGGCTCTTCGACCGGGAACATCCGCATCCGTTGAACGACCGCGATGCCTGGTATCTCTGCCGGTTGGTCGATGCCAATGCCGGCAATGCCGTCTTGCGGCTGGAAGGTCTGGCAACGCTCTGCGAAGTCTTCCTGAACGGCCGGAAAATTCTCAAATCCGAGAGCATGTTCGAAACGCATGATCTTGCCGTTCACCTGCATGGCGGCGACGAACTGGCATTGTGCTTCCGGGCGCTGGAGCCGCGCCTTGGAAAACCCGGCCCGCGCGCCCGCTGGCGGCCACAGATGATCACGCCGCAGGGATTGCGGCTGGCGCGCACAACGCTGCTTGGCCATATGCCTGGCTGGTGCCCGGAAATACAGGCGGTCGGACCCTGGCGGCCGGTGTCGCTGCTGCATCCGCATGAGCCCATCGTTCGCGACCTTTCGTTGCGGCCTGATCTGCTGGAGGATGGAGAGGGACGGCTTTATGCCTCGCTTTCGATCGAAGGGTATGTCAGCGAGGTTACCCTTCGCTGCGGCGATATCGAGCAGGCCTTCGAGCGGGACAGCCACGGCCGCTGCACGGCGATTCTTAAGATCCCTGGCGTGACGCCATGGTGGCCGCACACGCATGGAATACCGCATCTCCATGAGGTCACGCTGATCATCGATGACGTCGAGCATCCGCTCGGACGCACCGGCTTTCGCCGGCTGGCAATCGATCGCGGCGCCGATGGCCGGGATTTCGGCCTCCTGGTCAACGGCGAACGCATCTTCTGCCGTGGCGCGGTCTGGACCACGGCCGATATCGTGCGGCTGCCCGGCGGCCGCGACGATTATGAGCCGTGGCTGCGACTGGCGGCGGAGGCCGACATGAACATGGTTCGCATCGGCGGCACCATGGCCTATGAGACGCCGGATTTCTTTCGCCTCTGCGACGAGTTCGGCCTGCTGGTCTGGCAGGATTTCATGTTCGCCAATTTCGACTATCCGAAAGGCGATAAGGCTTGGAACGCCCATGTCGAGGCGGAAGTGGCGCAGTTTCTTTCCACCACGCGGCTGTCGCCATCACTCGCCGTCGCTTGCGGCGGCAGCGAAATCCATCAGCAGGCTGCGATGCTCGGCCTGCCGGAGCGATTGTGGGCGAGCCCGATCGTGGAGGAGATCATACCGGCGGTTGCCCGATCGGTTCGGCCGGATGTCCCCTATGTCGTCAATTCGCCCTTCGGCGGCGCCATGCCGTTTTCTCCGAATCAAGGGGTGACGCATTATTACGGCGTCGGAGCCTATATGCGTCCTCTCGATGACTCACGCCGCGCTGATGTCCGCTTTGCTGCGGAAAGCTTGGGTTTCGCGCATGTACCACAGGCCCGGACGCTGTCGCGGCATCTGTCGGTTCCTCCAGTCCAAAGCCCGCTATGGAAGGAGCGTGTGCCGCGCGATCGTGGCGCCTCCTGGGATTTCGAGGATGTGCGCGATCATTATCTCCGCGAGCTCTATGGTTTCGAGTCGGACCGGCTGCGGCGGGAGGATCCCGATCTCTATCTTGCTCTGTCGCAGGCGGTCACCGGCGAAGTCGCGGAAGAGTGTTATGCCGAGTGGCGGCGGCAGGGTTCGGGCTGCAACGGCGCGCTGGTCTGGACGCTGCAGGATTTATTGCCTGGCCCCGGCTGGGGCGTGATCGATTCGACCGGGGAACCGAAGCCAACATGGTATGCGCTGCGCCGCGCCTTTCGGCCCGTGCAGGTGCTTTTCACCGACGAAGGCACCAACGGCCTCGATGTCCATGTGATCAACGAGAGCAATGTGACGCTCGACCTCGATCTCGAGGTCCACTGCCTGCGCGATGGCTGGCAAAAAGTGGTGAGCGGCAAGCTTGGCCTCCCGATCGAAGCCCGCGCCAAGCGCAAGATCGCCTGCACCGATCTCTTCGGCGCCTTCTTCGACACCACCTATGCCTTCCGCTTCGGCCCGCCGTCGCATGACGTCACGGTGGCGCGTCTCACAGCGCCCGAGACCGAGGCGCTGATCGCCGAAGCTTTCTATTTCCCCTTGGGCAGGACGAAAGCCTTTCATGAGGCCGAAATCACGGCTTCCGTCGCGCAGCAGGACGATCACTGGTTCCTTGAACTACACAGCGACCGGCTGGCACAATCGGTACAGGTCGATCTTGAAGCCTATCGGGCGGAGGACGATTGGTTCCACTTGCCGTCGGGTGCGATGCGGCGGCTGAGGCTTCATCCGAGAGCTGGAACGTCGGCGGAAACTGTTCCCACCGGTCAGATCAGAGCCCTGGGTAGCCGGCGAGTAGTCGAAGTCTGATCAAGGTACGTCACTGGAGAGAACATTGCTGAAAAAGTTCGAACGATACCCGCTCACCTTTGGACCTACGCCCATTGAGAAGCTCGACCGCCTCGGCAAGCATCTAGGGGGAAAGATGGAAATTTACGCCAAACGCGAGGACTGCAACTCCGGTCTCGCGTTCGGCGGAAATAAGCTTCGCAAGCTCGAATACATCATCCCTGCTGCGATCGCGTCGAAAGCCGATACGCTTGTCTCCATCGGCGGCGTGCAGTCCAACCACACGCGAATGGTCGCGGCGGTCGCCGCCAAGATCGGCATGAAATGCGTGCTTGTCCAAGAGAGCTGGGTACCACATGAAGATGCCGTTTACGACCGAGTCGGTAACATTCTCTTGAGCCGTATCATGGGAGCAGAGGTGTGGCTGGTCGATGAGGGCTTTGACATCGGCATCCGCGGCAGTTGGGAAGCGGCACTCGACGAGGTCAAGTCAAGAGGAGGTAGACCCTATGCAATACCAGCCGGGGCATCCGTTCACACATTGGGTGGTCTCGGCTACGTCGGCTTCGCGGAGGAAGTCCGTGCACAGGAGAAGCAGCTTGGATTTGCCTTCGACTATATCGTGGTTTGCACGGTGACGGGTTCGACGCAAGCCGGCATGGTGGTCGGGTTCGCCAGAGACGGGCGACAGCGCAACGTGATCGGGATCGATGCCTCCGCAACCCCCACCAAAGCCAAGGCGCAAGTGCTAAAAATTGCCCGGCATACTGCAACGCTCGTTGAGCTCGGCGAGGAAATCGACGACGACGACGTGCTTTTGCTCGAGGGATATGCGTATCCTAGTTACGGCATTCCGTCCGAGGAAACGAAGGAGGCCATCCGCTTGTGCGCGCGGCTGGAGGGCATGATCATCGATCCCGTCTACGAGGGCAAATCAATGCAAGGGATGATCGACCTCGTGCAGAAGGGCTTTTTTCCAGAGGGATCGAAGG is from Rhizobium gallicum bv. gallicum R602sp and encodes:
- a CDS encoding acyl carrier protein: MNETIRDLLAKCGALPVTMDQIADDADLYAAGLSSFASVQLMLRIEEAFDIEFPDNLLNRKSFASIVAIEKTVGMILDSRKVI
- a CDS encoding exopolysaccharide production repressor protein, translated to MVTTMGAWLLLQVAYFASVLFLIWRSSRAQSGRQRAKRFDHCQEGRYQSQAYHEGDK
- the fdxB gene encoding ferredoxin III, nif-specific, translating into MTGRFVTRDGSSWVPEYLTAIDGTTCIGCGRCFKVCSREVMHLYGIDDAGEILGICDDEDDDFDGELNRMIMVIDHAGRCIGCGACARVCPKNCQTHVAADKVAA
- a CDS encoding DUF1839 family protein, whose protein sequence is MASVFRDLDPATHMPHALHASERMWPETNCYLDLWIEVLNTLRLPAEAMLAFTLTQDFEGDQFTFFKVPLDDLEALYGIRCTELAIYDKVERHVLEQIGRGRLCLVEMDSFYMPDTQGVGYRREHGKTTVAINRLDMAGRELDYFHNGGFFRLSGDDFNGLFELHLTDEDLPFLPYTEFAKFPDSAPGEAAIRQTSRQLLAFHFRRRPVANPIRAFAAVFPAQVEVMAERPFGFFHKYAFNTLRQLGANFELAGSHLDWLSADFAEAAFEARRISEVAKSVQFQLARAVTRKKFEPLQTALEPAADAWDAMMALLE
- a CDS encoding amino acid--[acyl-carrier-protein] ligase encodes the protein MDIQTSFLDRLFESGLLIDTGIDGLYGRSGQFEDVISAFERLIYGFGGADGAEAIRFPPGMNRALFEASGYMKSFPQLAGTVHSFCGSEFDHTSLLKCMEVGEDWTKDQEATDIVLTPAACYPLYPTVAKRGPLPESGALFDLQSYCFRHEPSKDPARQQLFRMREYVCMGTKGHVTDFRQSWMDRGLEMMKAVGLDVVIDVANDPFFGRAGKMLANNQRDQNLKFELLIPITSSANPTACMSFNYHQDAFGAKWGLNFADGSVAHTACVAFGLERIALALFHHHGLNTAEWPQSVRKALWG
- a CDS encoding acyl-CoA dehydrogenase family protein, which translates into the protein MNVAGASIEARAEDAAAVRAARVAAIAGKYADEVDAEGRFPREAVDAMRAERLLSIQIPADLGGEGASITEIADLCSILGQTCAASAMVFAMHQIKLSSLVEHGAGSDWHRDYMRHVAKEQLLLASATTEGGIGGNLRNSICAIKVVDGTCFLEKDATVISYGAHADAVLITSRSHTEAASSDQVLTVFLKGQYRLERTVEWNTLGMRGTCSDGFLFKGEGPAAQILPKPFAEIAAESMLATSHLLWSGVWYGIAADAVARAQAFVRAAARKSPGTPPPGALRLAEVSCLLQMVKSNVLAGLKIYEEAKADADRLSSMAFAVAMNNVKIASSEMILPIINHAMLICGIMGYKNGTPYSLGRHLRDAHSAQLMISNDRILGNTSPMLLVHKQGTSLLG